From Pagrus major chromosome 6, Pma_NU_1.0, one genomic window encodes:
- the klhdc7a gene encoding kelch domain-containing protein 7A → MPIAELLGVQFDMQLLLKLSLSVAAVLLVSWAYRFYSSRDAKKIQVCVKDNKEPENATCQNCKTTLRCQNSPKHDTAVEAKQPGPSHTDSATDDQTSDNIKETPLQAEKNEDACGDQVISVEGEILTHQKPAQVATSNISFGSALNLPHPTESGMASTTGRRSPCFLQKLEGSVGVGRELRQDFERQGAYSSFLSKAEIKVEDANVVLEGTGDQIVRGKIYDYFVESSSHSITDSNTMLGQFERNSESNPGEFGSRGSSLTESPTSLSPIIMRDLVLPQSTAEDSSTLGSLKPRHPARPALLRKESYLSAAEQSELSIPSLTSRASTQMTHTVVSTNDESISVHTMIFSSTDSNDLNVREGADLAGAPFLHLPAKPLDSADFEKLRSQLDLGNCVETLYLAKKHGQTSVQQAALGVMSDNYLQVLREPNLYGRLMAGERERIQKQRMRGRRFVMVADMDPQDWARSTAGQTAETEQRRTSSAVYYYDDYKDVWHTLCLIPQEVISKACAMCTMDNYLFVAVGCQGTDREMTPSKRVFCYNPLTSIWKEISPMNEARPRCKLAALEGFIYAIGGECLSSVERYDPRLDRWTFVAPLPNDTFAVAHHVTVCNGELFVSGGTLRYMLLRYSPKTNTWRPSLLVSSKDRTADMVAVGRFLYRFDTNPLLGVSVYRYHTVARLWYECSSKRLQRCPAFQCVTMDDMIFCVSRQFTMRFEADEISPAFIDENLSVLSAAKGILFPFVLSLPDKKPRQTSV, encoded by the coding sequence ATGCCCATCGCAGAGCTTTTGGGAGTCCAGTTCGACATGCAGCTGCTGTTGAAACTGAGCCTCTCTGTGGCTGCGGTGCTGCTGGTGTCTTGGGCCTACAGGTTTTACAGCTCCAGGGATGCGAAGAAAATTCAGGTCTGtgtcaaagacaacaaagaacCAGAAAATGCCACCTGCCAAAACTGCAAGACGACTCTCCGATGTCAGAACTCACCAAAGCACGACACGGCTGTTGAGGCCAAGCAACCAGGACCCTCGCACACAGACTCAGCCACTGACGACCAGACATCTGACAACATCAAGGAAACGCCACTCCAGGCTGAAAAGAATGAGGATGCGTGCGGCGACCAAGTTATCAGCGTGGAAGGAGAGATCCTCACTCATCAGAAGCCGGCACAGGTTGCCACCAGTAATATTTCATTTGGATCTGCTTTGAACCTTCCTCATCCAACAGAGAGTGGGATGGCCAGTACAACGGGGCGCCGCTCCCCTTGCTTTTTGCAGAAGCTGGAGGGCAGTGTGGGTGTGGGCAGGGAGTTAAGGCAGGACTTTGAACGCCAGGGGGCTTACTCCAGCTTCCTCTCCAAGGCGGAGATCAAAGTGGAGGATGCGAACGTGGTGCTGGAAGGAACAGGAGACCAGATTGTGCGCGGCAAGATATATGATTATTTTGTGGAATCTTCCTCTCACTCGATTACAGACTCAAATACTATGCTGGGTCAGTTTGAGAGAAACTCTGAGTCTAACCCAGGGGAGTTTGGAAGTCGTGGCAGCAGCCTCACAGAATCTCCTACTTCTCTGAGCCCCATCATTATGCGTGATCTGGTTTTACCACAAAGCACTGCTGAGGATTCATCCACGCTGGGAAGCCTCAAGCCGAGGCACCCCGCAAGGCCGGCACTCCTACGCAAGGAGAGCTATCTGTCTGCAGCTGAGCAGTCTGAGCTCTCCATCCCCTCTCTAACATCAAGAGCCTCAACTCAAATGACTCACACTGTGGTCTCAACCAACGATGAGTCCATCTCTGTTCACACTATGATCTTTAGCTCGACAGACAGCAATGATCTTAATGTGAGGGAGGGGGCAGATCTAGCAGGGGCTCCATTTCTACACCTTCCAGCAAAACCTCTTGACAGCGCAGATTTTGAAAAGTTGAGGAGTCAACTTGATCTGGGTAACTGTGTGGAGACACTGTACTTGGCTAAGAAACACGGACAGACCTCTGTGCAGCAAGCAGCTCTGGGAGTCATGTCAGACAACTACCTACAGGTTCTCAGGGAGCCCAACCTTTATGGGCGGCTGATGGCTGGGGAGCGGGAACGAATCCAGAAGCAGAGAATGAGAGGAAGAAGGTTTGTCATGGTGGCAGACATGGACCCTCAGGACTGGGCGAGAAgcacagcaggacagacagcagagacagagcagaggaggacatCCAGTGCAGTGTACTATTATGATGACTACAAAGACGTCTGGCATACACTCTGCCTCATCCCACAGGAGGTCATCTCCAAAGCCTGTGCCATGTGCACAATGGATAACTACTTATTTGTGGCAGTGGGCTGCCAaggcacagacagagaaatgacACCCTCAAAGCGAGTGTTTTGCTACAATCCTTTGACATCCATTTGGAAGGAGATCAGTCCCATGAATGAAGCCAGACCACGCTGCAAACTGGCAGCTCTGGAGGGCTTCATCTACGCCATCGGAGGGGAGTGCCTTTCCTCAGTGGAGCGCTATGACCCACGATTGGACAGATGGACATTTGTGGCTCCACTGCCTAATGATACATTTGCTGTGGCGCATCACGTCACAGTGTGCAACGGAGAGCTTTTTGTTTCTGGGGGAACGCTCCGATACATGCTTCTGCGCTACAGCCCCAAAACCAACACCTGGAGGCCAAGTCTGTTAGTCAGCAGCAAAGACAGAACTGCAGATATGGTCGCTGTGGGGAGATTTCTGTATCGGTTTGATACTAACCCGCTGCTGGGTGTCAGCGTGTACCGCTACCACACAGTGGCTCGACTGTGGTACGAGTGCAGCTCCAAACGGCTTCAGCGCTGCCCGGCCTTCCAGTGTGTCACGATGGATGACATGATCTTTTGTGTCAGCCGGCAGTTCACCATGAGGTTTGAGGCTGATGAGATCTCTCCTGCTTTTATAGATGAGAATTTGAGTGTCCTCTCCGCAGCAAAGGGCATACTTTTCCCCTTTGTCCTCTCACTCCCTGATAAGAAGCCCCGGCAGACCAGCGTTTAA
- the cfap107 gene encoding cilia- and flagella-associated protein 107, with protein MNLKAKAHDKWAQTGWRIEQKYANKVLLGNWAEDRLQFTREPKTDNSTNRVDYGPHWDFKPDVFERRSALLRAEGLPSKSLFAHHAPPSSHYSVTHYEESYGRKYTNALPTLRPWHPDSSSTWQLERSDRPISALQTSSGPLRSTKPRLEKQQSHLPSLTVYRSAYQRHPLSSFCQSHFSRTPRALSSHLHAANHNNRDLDLRGRSLLQIPDPHFGPRPQSQQARRQHCSS; from the exons ATGAACCTGAAAGCAAAGGCACATGATAAGTGGGCCCAAACCGGCTGGAGAATAGAGCAGAAGTATGCAAACAAGGTGCTGTTGGGCAACTGGGCGGAAGACAGGCTTCAG TTCACTCGGGAGCCAAAGACAGACAACAGCACCAACCGTGTAGACTACGGGCCCCACTGGGACTTCAAGCCAGACGTCTTTGAGAGAAGATCTGCCCTGCTGAGAGCTGAG GGGCTTCCATCCAAGTCGCTGTTTGCCCACCATGCCCCACCGTCCTCTCATTACTCGGTCACGCATTATGAAGAGAGCTACGGGCGTAAGTACACCAATGCATTGCCCACTCTGCGACCCTGGCATCCAGACAGCAGCTCAACATGGCAGCTTGAGAGGTCTGACCGGCCAATTTCTG CCCTTCAAACCAGCTCTGGCCCTCTGCGGTCCACAAAGCCCCGTTTGGAAAAGCAGCAGTCACACCTCCCATCTCTGACTGTGTACAGGTCAGCATACCAGAGGCACCCACTTAGTTCCTTCTGCCAGAGCCATTTTTCCAGGACTCCCCGTGCGCTCTCCAGCCACCTACACGCAGCCAATCACAACAACAGGGACCTGGATCTGAGAGGGCGCTCGCTGTTACAAATCCCGGATCCTCACTTCGGTCCGCGTCCACAATCACAACAGGCTCGGAGACAACACTGTAGCTCTTGA
- the aadacl4 gene encoding arylacetamide deacetylase-like 4, producing the protein MDIGSAILIIGFAALVAAFLLLVIGLVYSELMNSDIPRGVANSGKLHMVHGLFVGIAIVGRILQRLGVCQQVSFSRWFVACFLTHLNPVPAGLRVKDLTFSEVPVRVYEPTAVCDGLRRALVYFHGGGWVSGSIDSVDEVCRHIAKESGTTVVSVGYRLAPEHRYPAQLDDCETATCHFLSVAEAEFSVDPRRVAVGGDSTGANLAAALCQRLARREDGHLPSPCAQVLIYPALQMADFNLPSYQQNHAVPILFRGRMAFYFLQYINGDMSVCQDVLEGIHVPTELRPCFKEWLSPSNLPPECLERGVHEQPTPEYDGEVYHAIKAGLEHEVSPLLADDAVIQKTPPTFVLTCEYDVLRDDGILYRKRLLDLEKDVTWQHVKEGFHGMINFFNQGWLSFPSAVQVVDRVVDYVETL; encoded by the exons ATGGACATCGGCTCGGCAATTTTAATAATTGGCTTCGCTGCTCTTGTTGCAGCCTTCCTCCTTCTGGTAATTGGACTTGTGTACTCTGAGCTGATGAATTCAGACATTCCTCGTGGGGTTGCAAATAGTGGGAAACTGCACATGGTTCATGGCTTGTTCGTCGGCATAGCAATTGTG GGCCGGATCCTACAGCGTCTGGGTGTTTGTCAACAGGTCAGCTTCAGTCGGTGGTTTGTGGCCTGTTTCCTGACTCACTTAAATCCAGTTCCTGCGGGCCTGCGAGTGAAGGACCTGACATTTTCAGAGGTGCCAGTGCGAGTCTATGAACCTACCGCTGTGTGTGACGGCTTGAGAAGGGCACTGGTGTATTTCCACGGAGGAGGATGGGTGTCGGGCAGTATAG ATTCTGTTGATGAAGTCTGTCGGCACATCGCCAAGGAGTCGGGCACCACTGTGGTTTCTGTTGG GTACCGATTAGCCCCTGAGCACAGGTACCCTGCCCAGCTGGACGACTGCGAGACAGCGacgtgtcacttcctgtctgtggctgaGGCAGAGTTCAGCGTGGACCCACGCAGAGTGGCAGTCGGAGGAGACAGCACTGGGGCTAACCTGGCAGCAGCGCTGTGCCAAAGGCTGGCGAGGAGAGAGGACGGACATCTGCCGTCCCCCTGTGCTCAGGTCCTCATTTACCCAGCCCTGCAGATGGCAGATTTCAACCTGCCCTCATACCAGCAAAATCATGCTGTGCCCATATTGTTTCGTGGCCGGATGGCGTTCTATTTCCTACAGTACATCAATGGGGACATGTCTGTGTGCCAGGACGTGTTGGAAGGCATTCACGTCCCCACCGAGCTCAGGCCATGCTTTAAGGAGTGGCTCTCCCCTTCCAACCTACCACCTGAGTGCCTTGAACGGGGCGTCCATGAGCAACCAACCCCAGAGTATGACGGGGAAGTGTATCACGCAATCAAAGCTGGTTTAGAACACGAGGTTTCACCTTTACTGGCGGACGACGCTGTCATTCAGAAAACCCCGCCCACCTTCGTCCTCACCTGTGAGTATGATGTCCTGAGGGATGATGGGATTCTTTACAGGAAACGGCTGCTCGACTTGGAAAAGGACGTCACCTGGCAACACGTGAAAGAAGGATTTCACGGCATGATTAACTTCTTTAACCAGGGCTGGCTCAGCTTTCCCTCTGCAGTGCAGGTTGTCGATCGTGTTGTTGACTATGTGGAAACACTGTAA